In Granulicella arctica, one genomic interval encodes:
- the cysC gene encoding adenylyl-sulfate kinase — MLTRHGHVIWFTGLSGSGKSTLCASTAVLLAAQMRPVQILDADKVREELCSDLGFSLDDRFENVRRLTYVAKLLAQNGIVVLVAAISPLNTMREMVRSTIPDVIDIFVDAPLAACEFRDPKGLYRRARKGLITQVTGIDSPFEPPSNPTVTCHTAIESIAESTQKVFAALESREGISVSIPSSRRKTLAVDFDGVIADYTGWKGEGVHGLPRRDVLEALAALQREGWKIVIHTTRSETDIRNYLINHKVPYDEINRNSDYRNLGDKPVATIYWDDRALRYSGDATRDLRTIRQFATWSGRE; from the coding sequence GTGCTAACACGCCACGGACATGTAATTTGGTTCACCGGGTTGAGCGGTTCCGGCAAGTCCACGCTGTGTGCGTCGACAGCAGTATTGCTTGCAGCCCAGATGAGACCAGTGCAGATTCTTGACGCTGATAAGGTGAGAGAGGAACTATGCTCCGATCTTGGTTTCAGCTTGGACGATCGCTTTGAAAACGTACGTCGTCTCACCTACGTTGCGAAACTCTTGGCACAAAACGGAATCGTAGTCCTCGTAGCTGCTATCAGCCCACTTAACACGATGAGAGAAATGGTGCGATCAACAATACCAGATGTTATAGATATTTTTGTCGATGCTCCGCTTGCGGCTTGCGAGTTCCGAGACCCAAAAGGGCTCTACAGACGGGCACGTAAAGGACTAATTACGCAAGTCACAGGAATCGACTCGCCCTTTGAGCCGCCATCAAATCCAACAGTGACGTGCCACACCGCAATAGAAAGTATTGCCGAAAGTACGCAAAAGGTATTCGCGGCACTCGAATCTCGTGAGGGAATATCCGTTTCGATTCCGTCATCCCGTCGTAAAACCCTAGCAGTAGATTTCGACGGCGTTATTGCTGACTATACCGGCTGGAAGGGGGAGGGAGTACATGGACTTCCCCGGCGCGATGTCTTGGAAGCTCTGGCAGCCCTGCAGCGTGAAGGTTGGAAGATTGTGATTCACACGACTCGCTCAGAAACTGATATCAGAAATTACCTAATTAATCACAAAGTGCCCTATGACGAGATTAACAGAAACTCGGACTACCGGAACCTCGGTGACAAGCCAGTCGCAACGATCTACTGGGATGATCGTGCTCTTCGTTATTCCGGCGACGCTACCCGAGATCTACGTACGATTCGGCAGTTTGCGACCTGGAGCGGCCGGGAGTAG